One genomic region from Muriicola soli encodes:
- a CDS encoding sensor histidine kinase — MNKRLFVFLVILMSLSLIGIISVQLYWIKRSVDDKEEQFSNAIAEVLNRVTDKIEEREMRDYSDRFLSLKDSLGVVKSSHLSNIFFIDRDSNSNEITFYSHGILEEDYNIASTFFDSVTGDSTQIKNVTSKRTKTIYKEEYGLDGRGYRLNPIQKLEKIGGLSTVDKAVFDDVYREYAENVPIHKRVSKQEIELLLNQELSNMAIDTDFQYGIYSRGLPTKVKSRRFKFAESTIYKAPIFKNSEGSSNFTLLLTFPKKKKFLLESVLGMAFLSLLFTLVIVIAYASAIHQLIRQKQISEIKSDFINNMTHEFKTPIATINLAVEAIRNPKIIGDQEKVMRYLQMIRDENKRMHAQVENVLRISKLERNQLDISKDRVKVHALIHKAISHVELIVLDRGGYINTHLDAERDEILANDMHFGNVLVNILDNAIKYSPDAPKIDVHTEVAKNYIIIKIEDQGAGMSKAVLKKVFEKFYREHTGDIHNVKGHGLGLAYVKKIVEDHQGEVSAESEKGKGSTFYIKMPLI, encoded by the coding sequence ATGAATAAGCGATTATTTGTTTTTCTTGTCATCCTGATGAGTTTATCCCTGATTGGGATAATTTCGGTACAGTTGTACTGGATCAAGCGATCTGTAGATGACAAAGAGGAACAGTTCTCAAATGCGATAGCAGAAGTACTCAATCGGGTTACAGACAAGATTGAGGAGAGAGAGATGAGGGATTATTCCGACAGGTTTCTCAGCCTTAAGGATAGTCTGGGGGTAGTTAAGAGTTCGCATCTCAGCAATATTTTCTTTATTGATCGGGATTCCAATTCAAATGAAATTACTTTCTACTCTCATGGTATCTTGGAAGAGGACTACAATATAGCATCGACGTTCTTTGACAGTGTTACGGGAGATAGCACCCAGATTAAAAATGTGACCAGTAAACGGACCAAAACCATATATAAGGAAGAATATGGCTTGGATGGAAGAGGATATCGGCTTAATCCTATTCAGAAGCTTGAAAAAATAGGAGGATTGTCTACGGTAGACAAGGCTGTTTTTGATGACGTTTACAGGGAATATGCCGAAAACGTGCCTATACATAAAAGGGTTTCAAAACAAGAGATCGAATTGTTATTGAATCAGGAGCTGAGCAATATGGCAATCGATACCGATTTTCAATATGGCATTTACAGCAGAGGTTTACCTACCAAAGTAAAATCGAGACGATTTAAATTTGCTGAATCCACGATATACAAGGCACCGATATTTAAGAATAGCGAGGGGAGTAGCAATTTTACCTTACTGCTCACATTTCCAAAAAAGAAGAAATTCTTACTTGAATCGGTTTTGGGAATGGCTTTCTTGTCATTATTGTTCACCCTGGTGATCGTGATCGCCTATGCTAGCGCTATCCATCAGCTGATCCGTCAAAAGCAGATCTCTGAAATTAAATCGGATTTTATAAATAACATGACCCACGAATTTAAAACGCCTATTGCTACTATAAATCTGGCAGTAGAGGCAATTCGTAATCCCAAAATCATCGGGGACCAGGAAAAGGTCATGAGATATTTGCAAATGATTCGGGATGAAAACAAAAGAATGCACGCCCAGGTAGAGAATGTATTGCGCATTTCAAAACTGGAAAGAAACCAATTGGATATCTCTAAAGACAGGGTGAAGGTACACGCCTTAATCCATAAGGCAATTTCGCACGTAGAACTCATTGTATTGGACAGAGGAGGATATATCAATACCCACCTGGACGCAGAAAGAGACGAGATTCTGGCTAACGATATGCATTTTGGAAATGTCCTGGTCAATATCCTTGACAATGCCATAAAATACTCTCCCGATGCACCAAAAATTGATGTGCATACAGAGGTTGCAAAGAATTATATCATCATAAAAATAGAGGACCAGGGTGCGGGAATGAGTAAGGCCGTACTAAAAAAGGTTTTTGAAAAATTCTACCGGGAACATACCGGAGATATACATAACGTCAAAGGACATGGGCTTGGATTGGCCTATGTAAAAAAAATAGTGGAAGATCATCAGGGCGAGGTTTCTGCGGAAAGTGAAAAAGGGAAAGGAAGTACTTTTTACATAAAAATGCCCTTAATTTAA
- a CDS encoding CdaR family protein — protein sequence MTAKKAMKGATKRKVKVFAILLLCSFGAWLISKLSETYTERITFELIFTNSPDTLMLMNSSKKDITLGVRGSGWQFLSSRFTSGELAIDLGKVAYNNQNFYLPNQDYRDQIDAALPGDMTIVQMADDTLLLYFSRLVSKKLPVEPNVGINLAQNYLLEGPLKILPDSVILTGPEQELDTLLKVYTEQVELTEIDGSISRTLKLIKPQSLLNTKYNVEEVQLSADVFRFSEKILEIAIEVVNLPDGTQIRTFPNKVEVLCKARLEILKDLSPSDFKVIADLKEVQENSSFLPIRLVKQPERVPSAQLLQDRVEFILKRE from the coding sequence ATGACCGCAAAAAAAGCCATGAAAGGAGCTACAAAGCGCAAAGTAAAGGTTTTTGCGATCCTGTTATTGTGTTCTTTTGGGGCATGGCTAATCAGCAAGCTATCCGAGACCTATACGGAAAGGATCACTTTTGAGCTTATTTTTACGAATTCACCCGACACGCTTATGCTGATGAATTCCTCTAAGAAAGACATCACCTTAGGTGTTCGTGGAAGTGGCTGGCAATTCTTAAGCTCCCGTTTCACTTCAGGAGAATTGGCGATTGATCTGGGGAAAGTGGCTTACAATAACCAAAATTTCTACCTCCCAAATCAAGATTACAGGGATCAAATTGATGCTGCCCTGCCTGGAGATATGACCATCGTACAGATGGCTGATGATACACTTCTTCTGTATTTTTCCCGCCTCGTGAGTAAAAAGTTGCCCGTAGAACCGAATGTGGGAATCAACTTGGCACAGAATTACCTCCTTGAAGGTCCACTGAAAATTCTTCCCGATTCGGTCATTTTAACGGGGCCAGAACAAGAATTGGATACACTCTTAAAAGTCTACACCGAGCAAGTGGAGCTCACTGAAATTGACGGTAGTATTTCGAGGACCCTTAAGTTGATTAAACCACAATCACTGTTAAATACTAAATATAATGTCGAGGAAGTTCAGCTTTCTGCGGACGTCTTCCGTTTTTCTGAAAAGATTCTTGAAATCGCCATAGAGGTGGTGAATCTCCCGGATGGTACCCAGATCAGGACGTTTCCAAATAAGGTGGAAGTACTGTGTAAAGCGAGGCTGGAAATTTTAAAGGATCTGTCTCCTTCAGATTTTAAGGTTATAGCAGACCTAAAAGAAGTACAGGAAAATTCGTCTTTCCTTCCCATTCGATTGGTGAAACAACCAGAACGAGTTCCCAGTGCGCAATTATTGCAAGACAGGGTAGAATTTATATTAAAGAGAGAATGA
- the miaA gene encoding tRNA (adenosine(37)-N6)-dimethylallyltransferase MiaA, translating into MAQKTLLVIVGPTGIGKTSLAVQLAIHFKTEIISADSRQFYKEMNIGTAVPTKEELKMVPHHFVHQISVHENYTAGDFERDAIKKLDELFKYHDIVLMVGGSGLYIDTVVYGIDSFPKTKPGLRQELQKELEEKGLKPLQEELKLQDPDYYQKVDLQNPQRILRAIEVIRSSGKPFSDFLGKAKVKRPFQSVILGLEAPREIVYQRINSRVDQMMKSGLLEEVKTLRNYKHLNALQTVGYREIFSYLEGESDLENAILEIKKNTRRFAKRQGTWFRKNKEIRWIPYNRDLTEHIQFIDQIIENG; encoded by the coding sequence ATGGCACAAAAAACCCTTTTGGTAATTGTGGGGCCAACTGGGATAGGAAAAACCTCCCTGGCTGTACAACTTGCAATTCATTTTAAGACTGAAATTATCTCAGCTGATTCCAGGCAATTCTACAAAGAGATGAATATTGGTACGGCAGTCCCTACCAAAGAGGAATTGAAGATGGTGCCTCATCACTTCGTACATCAGATAAGTGTACATGAAAACTATACGGCCGGAGATTTTGAAAGGGATGCTATCAAGAAATTGGATGAACTATTTAAATACCACGATATTGTATTAATGGTTGGGGGAAGCGGATTATACATCGATACGGTGGTCTACGGCATTGATTCATTCCCGAAAACAAAACCCGGCTTGCGCCAAGAACTCCAGAAGGAACTGGAAGAGAAAGGGCTAAAACCCCTTCAGGAGGAACTCAAGCTTCAGGATCCCGATTATTACCAGAAGGTGGATCTACAAAATCCACAACGCATCCTAAGGGCCATAGAAGTGATTCGTTCCAGCGGGAAACCGTTTTCTGATTTCCTGGGTAAGGCTAAAGTAAAAAGGCCTTTTCAGTCTGTCATATTGGGGTTGGAAGCCCCTAGGGAGATAGTTTATCAAAGAATCAATAGCCGTGTTGATCAAATGATGAAATCAGGGCTACTTGAGGAAGTAAAGACCCTTAGGAATTATAAACATCTCAACGCCCTGCAAACGGTTGGATACAGGGAGATATTTAGCTATTTGGAGGGCGAATCCGACCTAGAAAATGCCATATTAGAAATAAAAAAGAATACGCGAAGGTTTGCCAAACGGCAGGGAACCTGGTTCCGAAAAAACAAGGAAATAAGATGGATTCCCTATAACCGGGATTTAACAGAGCATATTCAATTCATTGACCAAATAATTGAAAATGGGTAA
- a CDS encoding gluconokinase, whose amino-acid sequence MGKDEHTSGVFFIMGVSGCGKSTIGRLLSHALSLPFYDGDDYHPAENVAKMSKGIPLNDRDRESWLQALNSLAQKNQKTGAVIACSALKKHYRDTLKDSIVPPPIWIYLQGSYETILDRLKQRRDHFMPSHLLTSQFEALEAPVDAIEVSITLEPEMILKEILKQIK is encoded by the coding sequence ATGGGTAAAGACGAACATACAAGCGGGGTGTTCTTTATCATGGGTGTTTCTGGTTGTGGAAAATCTACCATAGGGCGTCTTCTGTCCCACGCTCTGTCATTGCCATTTTATGACGGTGACGATTATCATCCTGCAGAAAATGTCGCGAAAATGTCCAAGGGCATTCCCCTCAATGATCGGGACAGGGAGTCCTGGCTGCAGGCCCTGAATTCCCTTGCTCAAAAAAATCAGAAAACAGGTGCCGTAATCGCCTGCTCCGCCCTTAAAAAGCATTACCGGGACACTTTAAAGGACAGTATCGTACCACCCCCCATATGGATCTACCTGCAAGGCAGCTACGAAACGATCTTAGATCGGCTAAAGCAAAGGAGAGATCACTTTATGCCTTCACACTTGCTAACCTCCCAATTCGAGGCCTTAGAAGCTCCTGTGGATGCCATAGAAGTCTCAATAACGCTTGAACCGGAAATGATCCTGAAAGAAATCCTGAAGCAGATAAAATAA
- a CDS encoding enoyl-ACP reductase FabI, which produces MGYNLLKGKKGIIFGALDENSIAWKTAERVHEEGGSFVLTNAPIAMRMGQINELAKKTNAEIIPADATNEEDLANLVAKSQEILGGKLDFVLHSIGMSVNVRKGRLYTDEKYDFTTKGWDVSALSFHKVMQSLYKADAMNEWGSIVALTYMAAQRTFPDYNDMADNKAYLESVARSFGYFFGKEKKVRVNTISQSPTPTTAGQGVKGFDGFIAYAEKMSPLGNATALDCANYTISLFSDLCRKVTMQNLFHDGGFSMTGVSQEVIEKFTDQD; this is translated from the coding sequence ATGGGATACAATTTACTCAAGGGAAAAAAAGGAATCATATTTGGAGCATTGGATGAGAATTCAATTGCCTGGAAAACAGCGGAACGGGTTCATGAAGAAGGCGGAAGTTTTGTCCTTACCAATGCCCCCATTGCAATGAGGATGGGGCAGATTAATGAATTGGCGAAAAAGACCAATGCCGAAATCATTCCGGCTGATGCCACCAATGAGGAGGATTTGGCGAATCTCGTAGCTAAGTCACAAGAGATTTTAGGGGGAAAACTCGACTTTGTTCTTCATTCTATCGGGATGTCTGTCAATGTGCGAAAGGGTCGGCTCTACACGGATGAGAAATACGACTTTACAACTAAAGGATGGGACGTTTCAGCGCTTTCCTTCCACAAAGTGATGCAGAGCCTGTACAAGGCAGACGCCATGAATGAATGGGGTAGCATAGTTGCGCTTACTTATATGGCCGCACAACGTACTTTCCCGGATTACAACGATATGGCCGACAATAAAGCATATCTTGAATCGGTAGCACGCAGTTTCGGTTACTTTTTCGGGAAGGAAAAGAAAGTCAGGGTGAATACCATTTCGCAATCACCAACCCCCACTACTGCGGGACAGGGAGTAAAAGGTTTTGATGGATTTATCGCTTATGCCGAAAAAATGTCTCCTTTGGGGAATGCCACGGCACTCGACTGTGCCAATTATACCATATCCCTTTTCTCTGACCTGTGCAGAAAGGTCACGATGCAGAATCTCTTCCACGACGGAGGATTTTCCATGACAGGGGTTAGTCAGGAGGTAATAGAAAAATTTACCGATCAGGATTAA
- a CDS encoding glycosyltransferase: MQLSFSLIIPVYNRPEEIKELLESLVTQTYSEKYEVVILEDGSQNPSEDIAKSYEEKINIQYYFKENSGPGDSRNFGMKKARGNYFIILDSDCLLPPNYLAVIHASLTEDYVDFFGGPDTAHPDFTITQKAINYAMTAMLTTGGLRGNKKSTEKFQPRSFNMGISREAFERSEGFGRIHPGEDPDLTFRLWKLGYKSKLIPEAVVHHKRRIDFKKFYSQVKKFGMVRPILNKWHSGTARLSYWLPTLFISGMVFAVILALLGNPVLILAYLFYFIVVFIDSLYKNRTITIALMSVFAVLIQFIAYGLGFFKSTFLLTFSRKKPQELFPALFFKEQE, encoded by the coding sequence ATGCAACTCTCTTTCTCACTGATTATTCCGGTTTACAACAGACCTGAGGAAATAAAAGAACTCCTTGAGAGTTTGGTGACCCAGACTTATTCTGAAAAATACGAAGTTGTGATCCTAGAAGATGGATCACAAAATCCTTCTGAGGATATTGCCAAATCATATGAAGAGAAAATAAATATTCAATATTATTTCAAGGAGAACAGTGGCCCGGGAGATTCCAGGAATTTTGGGATGAAGAAGGCCAGGGGAAATTATTTTATCATCCTGGACTCCGATTGCCTTCTGCCACCCAATTATCTGGCTGTAATACATGCATCACTAACAGAGGATTACGTCGATTTTTTCGGGGGTCCTGATACCGCACATCCCGATTTTACCATAACCCAGAAGGCCATAAACTATGCCATGACAGCTATGCTAACAACAGGTGGCCTAAGGGGAAATAAAAAGTCTACAGAAAAATTTCAACCCAGAAGTTTTAATATGGGAATTTCCAGGGAAGCTTTCGAAAGATCTGAGGGCTTTGGGAGGATACATCCCGGAGAAGACCCGGATCTCACCTTCAGGCTTTGGAAACTTGGATACAAATCTAAACTGATTCCAGAGGCCGTGGTACATCATAAAAGAAGGATTGATTTTAAAAAATTTTACTCCCAGGTTAAGAAATTTGGAATGGTGAGACCAATTCTCAATAAGTGGCATTCGGGAACTGCCCGTTTGTCTTATTGGCTCCCCACTTTATTTATATCAGGGATGGTGTTTGCGGTGATTTTGGCCTTGTTAGGAAACCCTGTACTCATTCTGGCCTACCTTTTTTATTTTATTGTGGTTTTTATTGACTCCCTTTATAAGAATCGTACTATAACTATAGCATTGATGTCTGTCTTTGCCGTTCTTATCCAGTTTATTGCTTACGGCTTGGGTTTTTTTAAGTCGACATTCTTACTTACTTTTAGTAGAAAGAAACCTCAGGAATTATTTCCCGCTTTATTTTTTAAGGAACAGGAATGA
- a CDS encoding exonuclease domain-containing protein, protein MYSILDIETTGGKYNEEGITEIAIHKFDGHKVVDQFISLVNPEREIQPFVVNLTGINSKMLRTAPKFHEVAKRIVEITEGSVIVAHNAQFDYRILRTEFRRLGYNFERKTLCTVDLAKKLIPEAESHSLGKLVRSLGIPVSDRHRANGDALATLKLFKILLTKDLNKEIISEVTRAETHGELTHRQLKIVDQMPSETGVYYMYNKDKKIIYSGKSTNIKKRVNEHFTSDTSLSRGIQKETRKVTFELTGNELIAFLKLHEVIKRNPPKYQLKSEDLELDLHPNGQENANNSVFNIAGKDIMVVDKGREVGERSAILIKKGRLKGVGFYELNYQINNIHILESILTPMEGNKDISRQISYYLTHRKVLNIIELNSKP, encoded by the coding sequence ATGTACTCAATCTTAGACATAGAAACTACAGGAGGAAAGTACAACGAAGAAGGTATAACCGAAATCGCCATTCATAAATTTGATGGTCATAAGGTGGTCGATCAGTTTATCTCCCTGGTCAATCCCGAACGTGAAATACAGCCCTTCGTGGTCAATCTGACGGGAATTAACAGTAAAATGCTGCGTACCGCTCCGAAATTTCATGAAGTTGCCAAACGCATAGTTGAAATAACCGAAGGCTCTGTCATAGTTGCCCATAATGCCCAATTTGATTACCGGATCCTCAGGACAGAATTCAGAAGACTGGGATACAATTTTGAACGCAAGACCCTTTGCACTGTTGACCTGGCAAAAAAATTGATCCCGGAAGCCGAATCGCATAGCCTTGGGAAATTGGTGAGATCACTTGGCATCCCGGTAAGTGACCGACACCGCGCAAACGGCGATGCCCTTGCCACACTCAAATTATTTAAAATATTACTGACTAAGGACCTCAATAAAGAGATCATCAGCGAAGTTACCCGTGCCGAAACGCATGGAGAATTAACACACCGGCAATTGAAGATCGTTGATCAGATGCCCTCGGAAACCGGGGTGTATTACATGTATAACAAGGACAAAAAGATCATTTACAGCGGAAAGAGTACAAATATTAAAAAAAGGGTAAATGAACATTTTACCTCTGACACTTCCCTGAGCAGGGGTATTCAGAAAGAAACACGGAAGGTAACCTTTGAGCTTACCGGAAATGAACTCATCGCCTTTCTGAAACTCCATGAAGTAATCAAAAGAAATCCCCCCAAATACCAACTAAAAAGTGAAGATCTTGAACTTGATCTACATCCAAATGGTCAGGAGAATGCCAACAATAGTGTATTCAATATTGCAGGTAAGGATATAATGGTAGTAGATAAAGGAAGGGAAGTGGGCGAACGCAGTGCAATTCTTATAAAAAAAGGTCGACTGAAAGGAGTGGGTTTCTACGAACTAAATTATCAAATCAATAATATTCATATCTTGGAATCAATATTGACCCCTATGGAAGGGAACAAGGATATTTCCAGACAAATTTCTTACTACCTAACCCATAGGAAGGTCCTGAATATAATTGAGCTGAATTCGAAACCATGA
- a CDS encoding response regulator transcription factor: METVNKKILLVEDDPNFGIVLKDYLSMNDFDVTLAKNGMEGFEKFKKDNFDICILDVMMPYKDGFTLAKEIRDKNENVPIVFLTAKTMKEDVLKGYKAGADDYLNKPFDSEVLLMKLKAILQRKASSTLADSKQFEFKFGNFHLNSKLRFLKYKDEEPIKLSPKENELLRLLALHENDLMPRELALTKIWRDDNYFTSRSMDVYIAKLRKYLKKDGLVEILNIHGEGFRLVVKSDKKEG; the protein is encoded by the coding sequence ATGGAAACAGTTAATAAGAAAATATTATTGGTTGAGGATGATCCGAATTTCGGAATTGTGCTGAAGGACTATCTTTCTATGAACGATTTTGATGTCACTCTGGCCAAGAATGGGATGGAAGGGTTTGAGAAATTTAAAAAAGACAATTTTGACATTTGTATTCTCGATGTTATGATGCCCTATAAAGATGGTTTTACTCTTGCCAAGGAAATCAGGGACAAGAACGAGAACGTCCCTATCGTTTTCCTTACGGCAAAAACAATGAAGGAAGATGTCCTCAAAGGGTATAAGGCAGGTGCCGATGATTATCTGAACAAACCTTTTGATTCAGAGGTCCTCTTGATGAAACTCAAAGCCATACTCCAGAGAAAAGCATCGAGTACTTTGGCTGATAGTAAACAGTTTGAATTTAAGTTTGGAAATTTTCATTTGAACTCCAAATTGAGATTCCTGAAATACAAGGACGAAGAACCTATCAAACTTTCCCCTAAGGAAAACGAACTTCTTCGCTTACTTGCCCTTCATGAAAACGATTTAATGCCGAGGGAACTTGCACTGACTAAAATTTGGAGGGATGACAATTACTTTACCTCTCGTAGTATGGATGTTTATATTGCTAAATTGAGGAAGTATCTGAAGAAAGACGGACTTGTTGAAATCCTGAACATACACGGGGAAGGTTTCAGACTGGTTGTAAAATCCGATAAGAAAGAAGGGTAA
- the coaE gene encoding dephospho-CoA kinase (Dephospho-CoA kinase (CoaE) performs the final step in coenzyme A biosynthesis.) has product MIRVGLTGGMGSGKTTIAKMFIELGIPVYNSDMEARRLLMEDAEIRKAVIALFGDSAYVGGQLNRTFIAEKVFSDSELLEQLNQVVHPAVRADFREWAKRQTAPYVIQEAAILYENGGFEEFDYMILVTAPKKTRILRIKQRDQLSEEDILKRMKHQWSEKRKKALADFVIHNSDLPGSQARVKEIHRQLIETAVKQ; this is encoded by the coding sequence ATGATTCGTGTTGGCCTGACCGGAGGAATGGGAAGTGGTAAAACAACCATAGCCAAAATGTTTATCGAACTCGGTATCCCGGTTTACAATTCGGATATGGAAGCACGTCGCCTTCTTATGGAGGATGCAGAGATCAGAAAAGCGGTTATTGCATTATTTGGAGATAGTGCTTATGTGGGAGGGCAATTGAACAGGACTTTTATAGCAGAGAAGGTATTTTCGGATAGTGAATTATTAGAACAATTAAATCAAGTGGTGCATCCTGCTGTGCGTGCGGATTTCAGAGAATGGGCAAAACGCCAAACAGCACCCTATGTGATTCAGGAAGCAGCGATCCTTTATGAAAATGGAGGTTTCGAGGAGTTTGATTATATGATCCTGGTGACGGCTCCAAAAAAGACTAGAATTCTTCGCATCAAGCAAAGAGATCAACTATCAGAAGAAGATATCTTGAAGCGAATGAAGCACCAATGGTCAGAAAAAAGGAAAAAAGCACTGGCCGACTTTGTGATTCATAATTCAGACCTTCCGGGTAGTCAGGCGAGGGTGAAGGAAATCCACCGGCAATTAATCGAGACGGCAGTTAAACAATAA
- a CDS encoding YggS family pyridoxal phosphate-dependent enzyme: MSIAENLKKIKNDLPSDVTLVAVSKTKSNEEILEAYNTGHRVFGENKVQEMTEKWSSLPEDIEWHMIGHVQRNKVKYMAPYVSLVHGVDSLKLLREINKHGRKHSRAIPCLLQMFIAKEDTKFGFDEQELQALLANEELKDFKHVKIMGLMGMATFTDNRDQIRQEFHSLKTMFDALKSVMPEVSILSMGMSGDYDIAIEEGSTMVRIGSSIFGARQ; encoded by the coding sequence ATGTCTATCGCAGAGAACTTGAAAAAAATAAAAAATGATCTTCCTTCGGATGTCACCTTAGTAGCGGTATCCAAAACCAAGTCGAATGAAGAAATTCTGGAAGCCTATAATACAGGACATCGCGTTTTCGGGGAAAACAAGGTTCAGGAAATGACTGAAAAATGGTCTTCCTTGCCAGAAGACATAGAATGGCATATGATTGGCCATGTGCAACGAAACAAGGTAAAATACATGGCTCCTTATGTTTCTCTTGTACACGGCGTGGACAGTTTAAAACTACTCCGCGAAATAAACAAGCATGGGCGAAAACACAGCAGGGCGATCCCTTGTCTGCTCCAAATGTTCATTGCTAAGGAGGACACTAAATTCGGTTTTGACGAACAGGAATTACAGGCTCTCCTTGCAAATGAAGAGTTAAAGGATTTTAAGCATGTAAAAATCATGGGGCTGATGGGCATGGCAACTTTTACGGATAACAGGGATCAGATCCGCCAGGAATTCCATTCTCTGAAAACAATGTTCGACGCCCTAAAGTCTGTTATGCCCGAAGTATCTATACTTTCCATGGGGATGAGTGGAGATTACGATATCGCCATAGAAGAAGGCAGCACTATGGTCCGGATTGGAAGTAGTATCTTTGGGGCAAGACAATAA
- a CDS encoding ion transporter — protein sequence MTEKPSRKDWKSKLHEVIYGTHTPAGKMFDIVLLVVILYSVIIVMLESDSRFDEKFHGFLNISEWIVTILFTIEYILRIICIKSPRKYVFSFFGIIDFLSTIPKYLSLFIMGSQYVAAFRALRLLRVFRILKLVRFIGESNNLVRALRASRTKILVFVFFVLIVSVLLGTIMYLVEGPEHGFNSIPHSVYWTIVTLTTVGYGDISPQTGLGQFIATFIMIVGYGIIAVPTGIVSAEYASSNRKNKDSKKKDKSCAECGTVILKEDAHYCRVCGFRLIED from the coding sequence ATGACGGAGAAGCCATCCAGAAAAGATTGGAAATCAAAATTACACGAGGTCATCTACGGCACGCATACGCCTGCCGGGAAGATGTTTGATATCGTACTCCTGGTCGTGATCCTTTACAGTGTAATCATTGTAATGCTGGAAAGTGATTCTCGTTTTGATGAGAAATTTCACGGGTTTTTAAACATTTCCGAGTGGATCGTAACTATACTCTTCACCATTGAATACATCCTGAGAATTATTTGTATCAAGTCGCCCAGGAAATACGTTTTCAGCTTTTTTGGTATCATCGACTTCCTCTCTACTATTCCCAAGTACTTGTCCCTGTTTATTATGGGATCGCAATACGTAGCTGCTTTTAGAGCCTTGAGGCTTCTTAGGGTTTTCAGAATCCTCAAATTGGTCAGGTTTATAGGAGAATCTAACAATCTGGTCCGGGCTCTCAGAGCCAGCAGGACGAAGATCTTGGTCTTTGTGTTTTTTGTCCTTATCGTTTCTGTTCTCCTTGGTACGATCATGTATCTGGTGGAAGGCCCTGAGCACGGGTTTAATAGTATTCCTCATAGTGTCTACTGGACCATCGTTACGCTCACTACAGTGGGTTACGGTGATATTTCCCCTCAAACAGGTCTAGGACAATTTATCGCCACCTTCATTATGATCGTGGGATATGGCATTATCGCCGTTCCCACAGGAATTGTCAGTGCGGAATACGCCTCCTCAAATCGCAAAAATAAGGACAGTAAAAAGAAGGACAAATCCTGTGCAGAATGTGGTACGGTTATCCTTAAGGAGGATGCGCATTACTGCAGGGTATGTGGATTCAGGCTAATTGAAGACTGA